A window of Armatimonadota bacterium contains these coding sequences:
- a CDS encoding cysteine desulfurase, with protein sequence MALPADVRDDFPILYRKVDGKPLVYLDSAATSQKPRVVLDALRAFYEEYNANVHRALYRIAERATLAYEEARQKVAAFVGGRSEELVFTRGTTEAINLVAYAYGRWGLREGDEILVTEMEHHSNLVPWQILAAERGARLRFVPVREDGTLDLDALEHLLTDRTRIVALTHQSNVVGTINPVREIADRAHAVGAVVVVDGAQSVPHMPVDVASLGCDFLAFSGHKMCGPTGIGALWGRYDLLERMPPFHGGGEMIERVELQRSTYKDPPHKFEAGTPNIADAIALGVAVDYLRRIGREAIREHEKSLTRYALAQLQEVAGVRIYGPRDVERRGGAVAFTVEGVHPHDVAQVLDSEGVCVRAGHHCAQPLHRRLGVQSTARASLYLYNTTDDLDVLVRGLERVKAFFGIRG encoded by the coding sequence GTTGCCGGCGGACGTCCGCGACGACTTCCCCATTCTTTACCGGAAGGTCGACGGAAAGCCGCTCGTCTACCTCGATAGCGCCGCCACCTCCCAGAAACCGCGGGTGGTGCTGGACGCGCTGCGCGCGTTCTACGAGGAATACAACGCCAACGTCCACCGCGCGCTGTACCGGATCGCCGAGCGCGCGACGCTGGCCTACGAGGAGGCTCGCCAGAAGGTCGCCGCGTTCGTGGGTGGCCGCTCCGAAGAGCTGGTGTTTACGCGGGGGACGACTGAGGCGATCAACCTCGTCGCCTACGCGTACGGCCGTTGGGGCCTGCGCGAGGGCGACGAGATCCTCGTGACCGAGATGGAGCACCACAGCAACCTCGTCCCCTGGCAGATCCTCGCGGCGGAGCGGGGCGCCCGGCTGCGGTTCGTTCCGGTCCGCGAGGACGGTACGCTCGATCTCGACGCCCTCGAACATCTGCTGACGGACCGTACCCGCATCGTCGCGCTGACCCATCAATCGAACGTCGTCGGGACGATCAACCCGGTCCGGGAGATCGCCGACCGTGCACACGCCGTCGGTGCGGTCGTCGTCGTCGACGGCGCACAGAGCGTGCCGCACATGCCGGTGGACGTCGCTTCGCTGGGATGCGACTTCCTCGCGTTTTCGGGGCACAAGATGTGCGGACCGACGGGGATCGGTGCGCTGTGGGGACGGTACGACCTGCTGGAGCGGATGCCGCCGTTCCACGGCGGGGGCGAGATGATCGAGCGCGTGGAGTTGCAGCGGTCCACGTACAAGGACCCGCCGCACAAGTTCGAGGCCGGCACTCCGAACATCGCCGATGCGATCGCTCTCGGCGTGGCCGTCGACTACCTCCGGCGGATCGGCCGGGAAGCGATCCGGGAGCACGAAAAATCCCTGACACGGTATGCACTGGCCCAGCTGCAGGAGGTCGCTGGCGTTCGCATCTACGGACCCCGCGACGTCGAACGGCGCGGCGGAGCGGTGGCCTTCACGGTGGAGGGCGTGCATCCGCACGACGTCGCCCAGGTTCTCGACAGCGAAGGGGTGTGCGTGCGTGCCGGGCACCACTGCGCGCAGCCCCTGCACCGGAGGCTTGGGGTACAGTCGACGGCCCGCGCAAGCCTGTACCTTTACAACACCACCGACGATCTGGACGTACTGGTGCGCGGATTGGAGAGAGTGAAAGCATTCTTCGGGATCCGGGGATAG
- a CDS encoding SUF system NifU family Fe-S cluster assembly protein gives MLDDLYREIILDHYAHPRNRGRLDPADIAVEGANPSCGDEISVFARIRDGVIEEVSFEGRGCSISQASASMMTERVKGKTLADATALVDRFKAMMQGQPVDAEEAGDLAALQGVRKFPVRIKCATLAWVALQQGVAEYEAGHRQVVTAASSEDDL, from the coding sequence ATGCTCGACGACTTGTATCGGGAGATCATCCTCGACCACTACGCGCACCCCCGCAACCGGGGCCGCCTGGATCCAGCGGACATTGCGGTGGAGGGCGCGAACCCGTCCTGCGGCGATGAAATCAGCGTCTTCGCCCGCATCCGTGACGGTGTGATCGAGGAGGTGTCCTTCGAGGGCAGAGGCTGCTCGATCAGCCAGGCGTCGGCGTCGATGATGACCGAGAGAGTGAAGGGCAAGACGCTGGCGGACGCCACAGCGCTCGTGGACCGCTTCAAGGCCATGATGCAGGGCCAGCCTGTCGACGCGGAGGAAGCGGGCGACCTTGCCGCCCTGCAGGGCGTGCGCAAGTTCCCGGTGAGGATCAAATGCGCCACGCTCGCCTGGGTGGCGCTGCAACAGGGGGTGGCCGAGTACGAGGCGGGTCACCGCCAGGTGGTCACCGCCGCCTCTTCCGAGGACGATCTGTAG
- a CDS encoding TlpA disulfide reductase family protein: MRRILILLGILGGIAAGACAVQRTAEVQPLLSSVRMQTSGVQRAAPDFIGETLDGRELALSELRGKPVVVNFWASWCAPCKLEMPVLSAAARRHAGRVHFVGVNVLDRLDDARRFARQIEIPFPSVYDDGSLLQAYQVVGLPTTVFITADGRVAATHAGPFVGEEGTRRLETYLAALLRP; the protein is encoded by the coding sequence GTGAGGCGCATTCTGATCCTACTGGGGATCCTGGGCGGCATCGCGGCGGGTGCCTGCGCGGTGCAGCGGACGGCCGAAGTACAGCCGCTGCTGTCTTCGGTGCGGATGCAGACGTCCGGGGTGCAGCGTGCGGCGCCGGACTTCATCGGCGAGACCCTGGATGGGCGGGAGCTGGCGTTGTCGGAGTTGCGCGGCAAGCCGGTGGTGGTGAACTTCTGGGCCTCGTGGTGCGCGCCGTGCAAGCTGGAGATGCCGGTCCTGTCGGCGGCGGCCCGCAGGCATGCCGGGCGCGTTCATTTCGTCGGTGTGAACGTCCTAGACAGGTTGGACGACGCCCGACGGTTCGCACGACAGATCGAGATTCCGTTCCCGTCGGTGTACGACGATGGCTCCCTGCTGCAGGCCTATCAGGTGGTGGGTCTGCCGACGACGGTGTTCATCACGGCCGACGGCCGAGTCGCGGCCACCCACGCAGGCCCGTTCGTCGGGGAGGAGGGCACGCGGCGTCTGGAAACCTACCTCGCAGCACTGCTGAGGCCCTAG
- a CDS encoding DUF881 domain-containing protein produces the protein MAERAESVVPRAVPGRAQAIALQVLAVAVLTAMGFLLVSQVRAGRQLQQEPEVRTRNLYALAVMLRQEREARRRMEQQIAGLQVRVREYEQAAAEGRTVTESLQRQVEQFRVALGLQALEGPGVVVRVSEPRLQPAGTGPIVVQYQDLVGIANELWAAGAEAVSVNGQRIFATSGFSQVGGTIIVNLQRLSPPYVMLAIGDPATLEGALNIRGGLVEGLRGLGLEIRIERRERVTVPPYRGSIQFEYAKPVERGR, from the coding sequence GTGGCGGAGCGTGCTGAGTCCGTGGTTCCGCGGGCCGTGCCCGGTCGTGCGCAGGCGATCGCCCTGCAGGTCCTGGCCGTCGCGGTGCTGACGGCCATGGGCTTTTTGCTGGTCAGTCAGGTCCGTGCCGGCCGACAGCTTCAACAGGAGCCGGAGGTCCGCACCCGCAACCTCTACGCGCTGGCGGTGATGCTGCGCCAGGAACGGGAGGCCCGCAGGCGCATGGAGCAACAGATCGCGGGGTTGCAGGTACGGGTCCGGGAGTACGAGCAGGCGGCGGCGGAAGGCCGGACCGTGACGGAGTCGCTCCAGCGGCAGGTGGAGCAGTTTCGGGTCGCGCTGGGGCTGCAGGCATTAGAGGGACCGGGTGTGGTGGTACGTGTCAGCGAGCCGCGCCTGCAGCCGGCCGGAACCGGCCCGATCGTCGTGCAGTACCAGGACCTGGTGGGCATCGCCAACGAGCTGTGGGCGGCCGGCGCGGAGGCGGTGTCGGTCAACGGGCAGCGGATCTTCGCCACCAGCGGGTTCAGCCAGGTCGGCGGGACGATCATCGTCAACCTGCAGCGGCTGTCGCCTCCGTACGTCATGCTGGCGATCGGGGACCCGGCGACACTGGAGGGTGCGCTGAACATACGGGGCGGGCTCGTCGAGGGCCTGCGCGGGCTGGGGCTGGAGATCCGCATCGAGCGCCGGGAGCGCGTGACCGTACCGCCGTACCGCGGTTCGATCCAGTTCGAGTATGCCAAGCCGGTGGAGCGTGGCAGGTAG
- the hypC gene encoding HypC/HybG/HupF family hydrogenase formation chaperone, protein MCTGFPMRVLAVDCDQLLARVAYGQGEQDVTIATLDQEIAPGDWVLVYLGMAVSKLTEREAADIIAFYEHGRVPPIGGTGDEKD, encoded by the coding sequence ATGTGTACCGGCTTTCCCATGCGCGTACTGGCGGTCGACTGCGATCAACTGCTGGCGCGCGTCGCGTACGGCCAAGGCGAACAGGACGTGACGATCGCGACGCTGGACCAGGAGATCGCCCCGGGCGACTGGGTGCTCGTCTATCTGGGGATGGCGGTGAGCAAGCTCACCGAGCGTGAGGCCGCAGACATCATCGCGTTTTACGAGCACGGCCGCGTGCCGCCGATCGGAGGAACCGGTGATGAAAAAGATTGA
- a CDS encoding DUF6390 family protein: MKKIDRGRGALLAAQFSFMPNRLGLCGPDANEVMLGHLVDRHADRELEEVLRGFHGAYPYLHFIAYASGIRDPFDPRVTEAYWIGNELLESVSMDDFHVHLRERFERRFPPKLLDALLGHVPAGAHAHHNFHVLAMPLRTGHQEVPHTLATMDACRVSWGRVQAVVGDDLLVERRPLVLRDGALALGDPQTQVVKWRFGGKAFCQPRPGDAVAIHWGCACQRLSERQLRHLVRETRRHLGIANARKANVVFR, translated from the coding sequence ATGAAAAAGATTGATCGTGGACGGGGAGCGTTGCTGGCGGCGCAGTTCAGCTTCATGCCCAACCGGCTCGGTTTGTGCGGGCCCGACGCCAACGAGGTGATGCTCGGTCACCTCGTCGACCGCCACGCGGACCGCGAGCTCGAAGAGGTCCTACGCGGCTTTCACGGCGCTTATCCCTATCTGCACTTCATCGCGTACGCATCGGGAATCCGCGATCCGTTCGACCCCCGCGTGACGGAGGCGTACTGGATCGGCAACGAGCTGTTGGAAAGCGTGTCGATGGACGACTTCCACGTCCATTTGCGCGAGCGGTTCGAGCGACGCTTCCCACCCAAGCTGTTGGACGCGCTGCTCGGCCACGTCCCCGCCGGTGCGCACGCCCACCACAACTTCCACGTACTGGCGATGCCCCTGCGCACCGGCCACCAGGAGGTGCCGCACACGCTTGCGACGATGGACGCCTGTCGCGTCAGCTGGGGGCGGGTGCAGGCGGTTGTGGGCGACGACCTGCTCGTCGAACGCCGTCCGCTGGTGCTGCGCGACGGTGCGCTGGCCCTGGGCGATCCCCAGACGCAGGTCGTGAAGTGGCGATTCGGCGGCAAGGCGTTCTGCCAGCCCCGGCCCGGCGATGCCGTGGCGATCCACTGGGGCTGCGCGTGCCAGCGGCTGAGTGAACGCCAGCTCCGCCACCTCGTCCGCGAGACGCGGCGTCATCTGGGGATCGCCAACGCCCGCAAGGCCAACGTCGTGTTCCGCTGA
- a CDS encoding ABC transporter substrate-binding protein, translated as MRSFGARPLVLLAVAALAAVPVGAQAQPPLRIAWWTDVGFPTPFAFSTLGPGGVVRLTLLYDTLVWKDERGLIPWLAESWRASPDGRAYVFTLRGGVRWHDGRELTAHDVKFTFDYYRKHPFRWVDVSIVTAAEVRDRRTVVLRSREPYAPFLENVAGVVPIVPQHIWRDVTQPERAQELRFAIGSGPYRLAEYRPEAAQYRFVAYDGYFRGRPVVREIHYVLVPTARQVLAVQSGQVDVGHATTYDVVGLFASHPYLRVMQTEPLSIARLIFHMDRLPTSHRSFRRAVAHALDRRRIAETITRGPAPVGSPGVVPPTDPWYNPNVADYPHDRDRARALLRELGYMDRDGDGWLEAPDGQRLAVELVSSPAGDLQLVQQMLAEVGIDVRLRTVDPATRTQLAAEGRFQLLFSTHIGSGGDPDYLRTWFVGVDANQFAVGSVMRSPTYARLAELQLRTLDPTGRRRYVDQMQVLLSQELPTFPLYYRRFFWIYDSRRFTPVATRGGLLNGIPLVENKLAFLSR; from the coding sequence ATGCGCTCGTTCGGTGCTCGACCCCTGGTGCTGTTGGCTGTGGCGGCGCTGGCTGCGGTGCCGGTCGGCGCGCAAGCGCAGCCTCCTTTGCGCATCGCGTGGTGGACCGACGTCGGTTTCCCCACGCCGTTCGCCTTCTCGACCCTTGGCCCCGGCGGCGTCGTCCGTCTGACGCTTTTGTACGACACGCTGGTATGGAAGGACGAGCGTGGCCTGATCCCCTGGCTGGCCGAGTCATGGCGTGCGAGCCCGGATGGGCGGGCGTACGTGTTCACCCTGCGCGGCGGCGTCCGCTGGCACGACGGGCGAGAACTGACCGCGCACGACGTCAAGTTCACCTTCGACTACTACCGCAAGCACCCCTTCCGGTGGGTCGATGTGTCCATCGTCACCGCGGCGGAGGTGCGCGACCGCCGGACGGTCGTGCTGCGTTCGCGCGAACCGTACGCGCCGTTTTTGGAGAACGTGGCCGGTGTGGTGCCGATCGTCCCGCAGCACATCTGGCGGGACGTCACACAGCCGGAGCGCGCGCAGGAGTTGCGTTTTGCCATCGGATCGGGGCCCTACCGGCTGGCCGAATACCGTCCGGAGGCTGCGCAGTACCGCTTCGTAGCGTATGACGGCTACTTCCGGGGCCGCCCCGTGGTGCGCGAGATCCACTACGTGCTGGTCCCCACCGCACGCCAGGTGCTGGCGGTGCAGAGCGGGCAGGTGGACGTGGGGCACGCAACGACCTACGACGTCGTGGGTTTGTTCGCGAGCCATCCGTACCTGCGGGTGATGCAAACCGAACCGCTGTCGATCGCGCGGCTGATCTTCCACATGGACCGTCTCCCCACCAGCCACCGCTCCTTCCGTCGGGCCGTGGCGCACGCGCTGGACCGCCGAAGGATCGCGGAGACGATCACGCGGGGTCCGGCGCCGGTGGGCAGCCCCGGGGTCGTCCCCCCGACCGACCCGTGGTACAACCCAAACGTCGCAGACTACCCGCACGACCGCGACCGGGCCCGCGCCCTGCTGCGCGAACTGGGCTACATGGACCGCGACGGCGACGGCTGGCTGGAGGCCCCCGACGGTCAGCGGCTGGCGGTCGAGCTGGTCAGCAGCCCGGCGGGCGACCTCCAGCTCGTCCAGCAGATGCTCGCGGAGGTCGGCATCGACGTGCGGCTGCGTACGGTCGATCCCGCCACGCGCACACAACTCGCCGCGGAAGGCCGTTTCCAGTTGCTGTTCAGCACCCACATCGGCAGCGGCGGCGACCCCGATTACCTGAGGACCTGGTTCGTCGGTGTCGACGCCAACCAGTTCGCAGTGGGCAGCGTCATGCGGTCCCCCACGTACGCGCGCCTGGCGGAACTGCAGCTGCGGACGCTCGACCCGACCGGCCGGCGTCGGTACGTAGACCAGATGCAGGTGCTGTTGAGCCAGGAACTGCCGACGTTTCCCCTGTACTACCGCCGCTTCTTTTGGATCTACGACAGTCGCAGGTTCACTCCAGTTGCCACGCGCGGTGGGCTGCTGAACGGGATCCCCCTCGTCGAGAACAAGCTCGCCTTCCTTTCTCGCTGA
- a CDS encoding ABC transporter permease: MAAVARTHLVRLGAVVAVLVVANFWLPRLLPGSPLAEGTADVAFLPATVQADLRRTYGLDLPLTEQFRLYLAGLLRGDLGRSLASHRPVASILAERLPWTGLLVGCALLAATAIGVTLGTLGAWRPGSRAIRWLGPVVVAVGALPEFLVAMVLIAVFGTWLQLLPAGGAATPFFAAGGLAGALDVARHAVLPVATLVAALAPAFFLLSRNALVAVIGQPYLLTARGKGLSEGRVLWHAWRNALPPVLTLFGLRLAFVVTGAAVVERVFAYPGMGMLLFEAVARRDYPVLQGIFLVASAAVVAVSVMLDLAAGVLDPRAREERT; the protein is encoded by the coding sequence ATGGCTGCAGTTGCGCGGACGCACCTGGTACGCCTGGGGGCGGTCGTGGCCGTCCTCGTGGTCGCGAACTTCTGGCTGCCACGCCTGCTGCCCGGAAGCCCTCTGGCGGAGGGCACCGCCGATGTGGCCTTCCTGCCGGCTACGGTCCAAGCCGACCTCCGCCGTACGTACGGGCTCGACCTGCCGCTCACCGAGCAGTTCCGGTTGTACCTGGCAGGGCTGTTGCGCGGCGACCTCGGCCGCTCGCTGGCCAGCCACCGCCCGGTCGCTTCCATCCTCGCGGAGCGCCTGCCCTGGACCGGGCTGCTGGTCGGCTGTGCGTTGTTGGCGGCGACGGCGATCGGCGTCACCTTGGGCACGCTCGGCGCGTGGCGGCCGGGTAGCCGGGCGATCAGGTGGCTGGGACCGGTGGTCGTGGCCGTCGGCGCCCTGCCCGAGTTCCTCGTGGCGATGGTGCTCATCGCGGTGTTCGGGACGTGGCTACAGCTGCTGCCCGCGGGCGGGGCCGCGACACCCTTCTTTGCAGCAGGCGGGTTGGCCGGGGCGTTGGACGTCGCGCGACATGCGGTGCTGCCCGTGGCCACGCTCGTTGCGGCCCTGGCGCCGGCCTTCTTCCTGCTGTCCCGCAACGCGCTGGTTGCCGTCATCGGGCAGCCCTACCTGCTGACCGCCCGCGGTAAGGGGCTGAGCGAGGGCCGGGTGCTCTGGCACGCGTGGCGCAACGCGCTGCCGCCCGTCCTCACGCTGTTCGGCCTCCGGCTCGCGTTCGTCGTGACCGGTGCCGCTGTCGTGGAACGTGTCTTCGCCTACCCGGGCATGGGAATGCTGCTGTTCGAGGCGGTGGCGCGGCGCGACTATCCGGTCCTGCAGGGCATCTTCCTGGTCGCCAGCGCAGCGGTGGTCGCCGTCAGCGTGATGCTCGACCTGGCTGCGGGTGTGCTCGACCCGCGTGCCCGCGAGGAGCGTACTTGA
- a CDS encoding ABC transporter permease, with the protein MNAALAAVAPPRTARRLRFASAALGGAVVGALVVLAALADVLAPHDPRALSGPLIAPPSVRHPMGTNDLGQDLLSTWLHGARVSLGVGFAAALLSTTLSGAVGILSVTSRPARAVLLGLTDVLLATPNLPLLVLAVTLMGPATWHLVPLLALVSWPAYARVVRAQTAATVQYDYVLAARAAGATPGRIVRTCLLPEVLPLLWTKFLLTTRWAILMEAVLALMGLSDPTRVSWGSTLSGAFAYPLLFVGNAWLWWALPPALAIAAVTLALSAIGQDFELWLNPAARLRRL; encoded by the coding sequence TTGAACGCCGCGCTGGCCGCTGTGGCTCCGCCGCGGACCGCCCGACGGCTGCGGTTTGCCTCCGCGGCACTGGGAGGAGCCGTCGTGGGAGCGTTGGTCGTGCTGGCTGCTCTCGCCGACGTGCTGGCGCCGCACGATCCGCGGGCACTGTCGGGCCCACTGATCGCCCCACCGTCTGTGCGCCATCCCATGGGGACCAACGACCTCGGCCAGGACCTGCTGAGCACGTGGCTGCACGGTGCCCGGGTCTCGCTGGGGGTCGGATTCGCGGCGGCTCTGCTGTCGACGACCCTGTCGGGAGCGGTCGGCATCCTCTCGGTTACGTCCCGGCCCGCACGAGCGGTGTTGCTGGGCCTGACCGACGTGTTGCTGGCGACTCCCAACCTCCCGCTGCTCGTGCTGGCGGTGACCCTGATGGGACCGGCGACGTGGCACCTGGTGCCGTTGCTGGCTCTGGTGAGCTGGCCGGCGTACGCGCGTGTCGTGCGCGCTCAGACGGCAGCGACGGTCCAGTACGACTACGTCCTGGCAGCGCGTGCCGCGGGGGCGACGCCGGGGCGGATCGTACGGACGTGCCTGCTGCCGGAGGTCTTGCCGCTGCTGTGGACCAAGTTCCTGCTCACGACGCGCTGGGCGATCCTGATGGAAGCGGTCCTGGCGCTGATGGGACTGTCCGACCCCACGCGCGTGAGCTGGGGATCCACCCTCAGCGGCGCGTTCGCCTATCCGCTGCTGTTCGTGGGCAATGCCTGGCTGTGGTGGGCGTTGCCGCCCGCGCTGGCGATCGCGGCCGTCACGCTGGCCCTGTCGGCGATCGGGCAGGACTTCGAGCTGTGGCTCAACCCCGCCGCCCGGTTGCGCCGCCTTTGA
- a CDS encoding class I tRNA ligase family protein, with protein MATFEPMPAKPDFPAMERETLRWWEDQGLLPEYLKRNEGSAQRWSFLDGPITANNPMGVHHAWGRTYKDLFQRYKTMCGFRQRYQNGFDCQGLWVEVEVERELGFRSKRDIETFGIARFVNLCKQRVLRYAAIQSEQSIRLGMWMDWNEPADLRRLAEAFADDPRQQVAIRGRFGPVTGAAEELAARLGNRNLGGSYFTFSDENNYQIWAFLKRCWERGMIYKGHDVMPWCPRCSTGISEHEIVTEGYQELTHPGLFVRFPLLDHPNRSLLVWTTTPWTLTSNVAAAVHPELTYAVVRQQDEELVLAEATLRVLRGRYEVTERIPGRHLVGLRYRGPFDELAPQRGVEHRVIAWEEVSGEEGTGVVHIAPGCGAEDFALSKEHGLPVIAPVDEFGVFTSEFGWLAGMRTNEVADVIIEQLRRAGRLYHVEPYTHRYPVCWRCGSELIFRLVDEWFIAMDPIREELMDITRRIRWIPEFGLDRELDWLRNMHDWMISKKRYWGLALPIFECASCGRFEVVGSREELRERAVAGWEVFDGHTPHRPWVDAVRIRCSGCGQIVSRIPDVGNPWLDAGIVPFSTMGYREDPQEWRRWFPADFVTESFPGQYRNWFYSLLVMSTVLEHREPFRTCLGYALVRDAQGREMHKSWGNMIEFNEAADHAGVDVMRWAYCAQNPSQNLNFGYELLDDVRRRFLIPLWNCCAFFVTYANLEPFDFSELMRLRPPLSMLDRWILSRLQSVVGRVRQRLDDYDPAAATRAVEEFTDDLSNWYVRRCRRRFWKSEDDGDKRAAYHTLYSVLRTLVVLVAPFVPFVAERLYQRLVRPVEADAPRSVHLCDYPAVDPAQQDTEMESRMAAVRSLVTLGRAARARARIRVRQPLPAVLLASRQAALRDQPELLEQIRDELNVKEVRFVDRAADYVVYSVKPRFDVLGPKYGPKVQEIAQALRDLPPERVEELAAGGGVTVQVGTESVALGPDELDVRASEREGFAAAAGGGDVVILDTHLTPELVREGVARELVHHVQQARKEAGLTVDQRIVLYVDASAEVVDAVRVHQDAIAGEVLATRVVVGAARDGFRKRVSVDGVPVEIGILPANV; from the coding sequence ATGGCGACGTTTGAACCGATGCCGGCCAAACCGGACTTCCCCGCGATGGAACGGGAGACGCTACGGTGGTGGGAAGATCAGGGTCTTTTGCCGGAATACCTGAAGCGCAACGAGGGGTCCGCGCAGCGCTGGTCGTTCCTCGACGGCCCGATCACCGCCAACAACCCGATGGGCGTCCACCATGCTTGGGGGCGCACCTACAAGGACCTGTTCCAGCGCTACAAGACGATGTGCGGGTTCCGCCAGCGATACCAGAACGGGTTCGACTGCCAGGGCCTGTGGGTCGAGGTCGAAGTCGAGCGGGAGCTGGGGTTCCGCAGCAAGCGCGACATCGAGACATTCGGGATCGCTCGGTTCGTGAACCTCTGCAAGCAGCGCGTCCTGCGCTACGCCGCAATCCAGAGCGAGCAGTCGATCCGGCTCGGTATGTGGATGGACTGGAACGAACCCGCCGACCTGCGGCGCCTGGCGGAGGCGTTTGCCGACGACCCGCGCCAGCAGGTGGCGATCCGGGGCCGGTTCGGCCCGGTGACGGGTGCGGCCGAGGAACTGGCGGCACGCTTGGGCAACCGCAACCTGGGAGGGTCGTACTTCACGTTCTCAGACGAGAACAACTACCAGATCTGGGCGTTCCTCAAGCGCTGCTGGGAGCGCGGGATGATCTACAAGGGGCACGACGTGATGCCCTGGTGCCCGCGCTGCTCGACAGGCATCAGCGAGCACGAGATCGTGACTGAGGGCTACCAGGAGCTGACACACCCCGGGCTGTTCGTGCGGTTCCCGCTTCTGGACCACCCGAACCGTTCGCTGCTGGTCTGGACGACCACGCCGTGGACGCTAACGTCGAACGTGGCCGCGGCGGTGCACCCGGAACTGACCTACGCCGTCGTCCGCCAGCAGGACGAGGAGCTGGTGCTGGCCGAAGCCACCCTACGCGTCTTGCGGGGGCGGTACGAGGTTACCGAGCGCATCCCCGGCCGGCATCTGGTCGGGCTGCGCTACCGCGGACCGTTCGACGAGCTGGCGCCGCAGCGCGGTGTCGAGCACCGTGTGATCGCCTGGGAAGAGGTGTCCGGAGAGGAGGGGACCGGCGTCGTCCACATCGCCCCCGGATGTGGGGCCGAGGACTTCGCGCTGAGCAAGGAGCACGGCTTGCCCGTGATTGCGCCGGTCGACGAGTTCGGTGTGTTCACCTCCGAGTTCGGCTGGCTAGCGGGCATGCGCACCAACGAGGTGGCAGACGTCATCATCGAACAGCTGCGCAGAGCGGGCCGGCTGTACCACGTGGAACCCTACACCCACCGCTACCCGGTGTGCTGGCGGTGCGGCAGCGAACTCATCTTCCGGCTCGTCGACGAGTGGTTCATCGCGATGGACCCTATCCGCGAGGAGCTGATGGACATCACACGCCGCATCCGATGGATTCCCGAGTTCGGGCTGGACCGCGAGCTGGACTGGCTGCGCAACATGCACGACTGGATGATCAGCAAGAAGCGCTACTGGGGGCTGGCGCTGCCGATCTTCGAGTGTGCGTCGTGCGGGCGCTTCGAGGTCGTCGGGTCGCGCGAGGAGCTGCGCGAGCGCGCGGTCGCCGGGTGGGAAGTCTTCGACGGCCACACCCCCCACCGCCCGTGGGTGGACGCGGTCCGCATCCGGTGCTCGGGGTGCGGGCAGATCGTGTCGCGCATCCCCGACGTCGGCAACCCATGGCTGGACGCCGGCATCGTGCCGTTCAGCACGATGGGCTACCGGGAGGATCCCCAGGAGTGGCGCAGGTGGTTCCCGGCCGACTTCGTCACCGAGAGCTTTCCGGGCCAGTACCGCAACTGGTTCTACTCGCTGCTGGTGATGTCGACCGTCCTCGAGCACCGGGAGCCCTTCCGCACCTGCCTGGGCTACGCGCTGGTGCGCGACGCCCAGGGCCGCGAGATGCACAAGTCCTGGGGCAACATGATCGAGTTCAACGAGGCTGCCGACCACGCAGGGGTGGACGTGATGCGGTGGGCGTACTGCGCGCAGAACCCGTCGCAAAACCTCAACTTCGGCTACGAACTGCTCGACGACGTGCGGCGGCGGTTTTTGATTCCTCTGTGGAACTGCTGTGCGTTCTTCGTCACCTACGCGAACCTGGAACCGTTCGATTTCTCCGAGCTGATGCGGTTGCGGCCTCCGCTCAGCATGCTGGACCGCTGGATCCTCTCCCGCCTGCAGTCCGTCGTGGGGCGGGTTCGCCAGCGGCTGGACGACTACGACCCCGCTGCGGCGACGCGCGCGGTCGAAGAGTTCACCGACGACCTGTCCAACTGGTACGTGCGGCGGTGCCGGCGGCGCTTCTGGAAAAGTGAGGACGACGGCGACAAGCGTGCGGCCTACCACACGCTGTATTCGGTCCTCCGGACCCTGGTGGTGCTGGTCGCACCCTTCGTCCCCTTCGTCGCGGAGCGGCTGTATCAGCGCCTGGTGCGACCGGTGGAGGCCGACGCGCCGCGCAGTGTGCACCTGTGCGACTACCCGGCCGTCGATCCGGCGCAGCAGGACACAGAGATGGAGTCCCGGATGGCCGCGGTGCGTTCGCTGGTCACCCTGGGCCGTGCCGCCCGGGCGCGGGCCCGGATCCGCGTCCGGCAGCCGCTGCCGGCGGTGCTGCTGGCGAGCCGGCAGGCGGCGCTGCGGGATCAACCGGAGCTGCTGGAGCAGATCCGCGACGAACTCAATGTCAAGGAAGTGCGCTTCGTGGACCGCGCGGCCGACTACGTGGTGTATTCGGTGAAGCCGCGGTTCGACGTGCTGGGACCGAAGTACGGACCCAAAGTGCAGGAGATCGCGCAGGCACTGCGTGATCTCCCACCGGAGCGCGTCGAGGAACTGGCCGCGGGCGGGGGCGTCACGGTGCAGGTGGGCACCGAGTCCGTGGCGCTGGGACCCGACGAGCTGGACGTCCGGGCGAGCGAGAGGGAAGGGTTCGCGGCAGCTGCCGGTGGCGGCGACGTGGTGATCCTGGACACCCACTTGACGCCGGAGCTCGTTCGGGAGGGCGTGGCACGCGAGCTGGTGCACCACGTGCAGCAGGCGCGCAAGGAAGCCGGGCTGACGGTCGACCAGCGGATCGTCCTGTATGTGGACGCGTCCGCGGAGGTCGTCGACGCGGTGCGCGTCCACCAGGACGCGATCGCCGGCGAGGTGCTGGCCACACGAGTCGTCGTCGGCGCCGCGCGGGACGGTTTTCGCAAGCGGGTGTCGGTCGACGGCGTTCCGGTCGAGATCGGGATCCTGCCGGCGAACGTGTGA